A DNA window from Aspergillus nidulans FGSC A4 chromosome I contains the following coding sequences:
- a CDS encoding protein atg17 (transcript_id=CADANIAT00006624): protein MSAVDSSTSSGHPEREAQHETGLPPLETLISHLVAAKRSLSAINHVWRANEIVTSARSALEESVVVSARTGFLRSGLNNQLRLLYNVRAEVEEISLRGRSEFANALKSLDAADARLKKTLGLLRETIVHASFRPEGEEPKSLHDFVDERGVEELHSTLKSSIDRTNAAQADLDASNNAFDVELQSIKQALSTYRATTKLASSRGSVSSSGSQSGSSSSLPSISSMPSMVHSLEMHAQEMANLLESLVRHFDLCVTAVKHTEGGGAAAQSITGDMPAGVMGSHPGPGHGAGTGPTIEGDFNANPNAPLDPLSASEYREMVSVIVNDAAEAEDVVMEIQDRIGEMESVLETLTAQRDSFAAIYNATKEVFSYLSSLASTRLPGYIAQAHAFTAVWNDEHDRIKGGLADLSDLNALYDGFLDAYDGLIIEVARRRHVRHRVEKILRDARNKLDALYEEDVNARETFRVEQGDYLPSDIWPGLSREPMRVEFHRISGGPLKGVLQSPDQAQSPQPNEGEQLGHQDPQNPGDADSRFGEVIPDLPQELVEQALARLKSKRQR, encoded by the coding sequence ATGTCAGCAGTAGActcatcaacatcaagcGGCCATCCTGAACGGGAAGCGCAGCATGAGACTGGCCTGCCACCGCTAGAAACACTGATCTCACACCTCGTTGCAGCGAAGAGGTCCCTGTCAGCAATCAATCACGTATGGCGCGCAAACGAAATTGTTACGTCTGCCCGCTCAGCCTTGGAAGAGAGCGTTGTAGTGTCAGCGCGCACCGGTTTCCTCCGCAGCGGCCTGAACAACCAGCTTAGACTGCTTTACAACGTCCGAGCCGAAGTTGAGGAAATTTCCCTCAGGGGACGCTCTGAATTTGCAAATGCTCTAAAAAGCCTTGATGCAGCGGACGCGCGGCTCAAAAAGACCCTCGGTTTACTGCGCGAGACGATCGTGCATGCGTCGTTTCGCCCTGAGGGTGAGGAACCCAAGAGTCTACACGACTTTGTGGATGAGCGGGGCGTAGAGGAGCTTCACTCGACGCTGAAGAGCTCAATCGACCGTACCAATGCCGCTCAGGCAGATCTGGACGCTTCCAATAATGCCTTTGATGTTGAGCTCCAGTCTATCAAGCAGGCGTTGAGCACGTACCGGGCGACGACGAAACTAGCGTCTTCCCGGGGTTCAGTATCTTCCTCGGGCTCCCAGTCAGGTTCTAGCTCCAGCTTACCGTCTATATCATCCATGCCGTCAATGGTGCATTCCTTGGAAATGCACGCGCAGGAAATGGCCAATCTCCTGGAATCCTTGGTCCGTCATTTCGACCTCTGCGTCACGGCCGTGAAACACACCGAGGGTGGCGGTGCAGCTGCCCAATCCATCACAGGGGACATGCCAGCCGGAGTAATGGGCAGTCATCCCGGCCCTGGTCATGGCGCAGGCACAGGCCCGACCATCGAAGGAGACTTTAACGCAAATCCAAACGCCCCGCTCGACCCTCTTAGCGCGTCGGAGTATCGGGAGATGGTAAGTGTCATCGTCAATGAcgccgccgaggccgaggatgTCGTGATGGAGATCCAAGATCGTATCGGCGAAATGGAATCTGTGCTAGAGACTTTAACTGCGCAACGGGATTCGTTCGCCGCGATCTATAACGCTACCAAGGAGGTCTTTTCTTATTTGTCTTCTCTCGCGTCAACTCGGCTACCCGGATATATTGCTCAAGCGCACGCCTTCACCGCCGTCTGGAACGACGAGCATGATCGCATCAAGGGCGGGCTGGCGGATCTGTCGGATCTCAATGCGCTTTACGACGGGTTCCTGGATGCGTATGATGGCCTAATCATCGAGGTCGCGAGGCGGCGGCACGTCCGGCACCGCGTCGAGAAGATCCTCCGTGATGCAAGGAATAAATTAGATGCCCTGTATGAAGAGGATGTTAATGCCCGCGAAACGTTTCGGGTCGAACAGGGCGACTATCTACCCTCTGACATTTGGCCGGGGTTGAGTCGGGAGCCGATGCGTGTTGAGTTTCATCGTATTTCCGGTGGGCCGTTGAAGGGCGTGCTTCAATCTCCGGATCAAGCTCAAAGTCCTCAGCCTAATGAAGGCGAGCAACTGGGCCATCAAGACCCACAGAACCCTGGGGATGCTGATTCTAGGTTTGGTGAGGTTATCCCTGACCTACCTCAAGAACTTGTAGAGCAGGCGCTTGCTCGGCTGAAGAGTAAAAGGCAAAGGTAG